Genomic segment of Oncorhynchus kisutch isolate 150728-3 unplaced genomic scaffold, Okis_V2 scaffold2846, whole genome shotgun sequence:
gcagacattcaatatccctttgagcattgtgaagttattaataacacattggatggtatatcaatacacccagtcacaacaaagacacaggcgtccttcctaactcagttgcctgagaggaaggaaaccgctcagggatttcaccatgaggccattggtgactttaaaacagtcacagagtttaaatgGCTGggataagagaaaactgaggatcgattaacaacattgtagttactccacaatactaagcctgtacagaataaaaaatattccaaaacatgcatcctgtttggaataaggtactaaagtaaaactgcccaAAAATTGgctaagaaattaactttatgtcctgaatactaagtgttatgttttgggcaaatccagcacacatcactgagtaccactcttcatattttacagcatggttgtggctgcatcatgttatgggtctgCTTGTCATCACCAAGGACTATGGATTTTATAGGATAcaaataaacggaatagagctaggcacaggcaaaatcctagaggaaaaccttgttcagtatgctttccaacagacactggagattaattaaggacaataacctaaaacacaaggccaaatatacactgggggTGCTTACCAAGATTAAAAAGGAaagcaattccacaaattcacttttaacaaggcacacttgttaattgaaattaattccaggtgactacctcatgaagctggttgagagaataccaagcgtgtgcaaagctgtcatcaaggcaaagggtggctactttaaaaatctcatatataaaatatattttgataaaattgtaaaaatcacgaaaaacctttgaatgagtagttgtgaccaaacttttgactggtactgtatgtaaatgacatatttctgtatttcattttcatttgCAAAACAATTATTAgatataaatacattttctttgcTGATGCAACCTGTTATTCCCATGccgtctcccatccaagtactaacctggcccaaaatttctaaaaaacgtgttttcactttgtcattatggggtattgtttgtagatgggTAAGGGAAAAGaatgattaaatacattttgaattcaggctgtaaaacaacaaaatgtggaattagtcaaggggtatgaatactttctgaaggccctgtaagtAGTTCATTGAATTTTCATAAAATTCAAATGTTTTGCTGGCTTACAGGTAGAGATAAAACAGATAGTGAGTATTTTGTGGGTGGAAACTTGGACAAAAGATAGATAGGTCTGTGTTTAGAGATGCTATATTGATGGATGCTAGTTCAATTAAATGTCAGGGTTGTGTTCACTACATTCCACAAATCTGAAAGTAGTGGATTGGTGGAGGCATAGGCTAGAGCTTTTATTTCTATTTATTTTAGTTTACAGCACCAGGTATTCCAGgctgtctcccatccaagtactaaccatgCCCGACTCTGCGAAGCTACTGAGATCAGAAAATATCAGGCGTGTTCAGGGTGGTTTGGCCTCAAGTGTaatttaaaacataataattatCCCCGAATTACGACCTTGGCTCATCGCTACTCGGGAGAGACCagtacaactcccgtatgggctcgggagagaccagtacaactcccgtatgggctcgggagagaccagtacaactcccgtatgggctcgggagagaccagtacaactcccgtatgggctcgggagagaccagtacaactcccgtatgggctcaggagagaccagtacaactcccgtatgggctcgggagagaccagtacaactcccgtatgggctcgggagagaccagtacaactcccgtatgggctcgggagagaccagtacaactcccgtatgggctcggagAGACCAGTACAACTcgcgtatgggctcgggagagaccagTACAACTcgcgtatgggctcgggagagaccagTCCAACTcgcgtatgggctcgggagagaccagtacaactcccgtatgggctcgggagagaccagTCCAACTCCCGTATGGGAGTTAGCAGATCCCCCAGCATTCAGAGATCCCTCGCTTACAATTCTTTAAAATTACAAACTTATAAATGTGTTTACTTAACTTGAAAGCAGTCCAGGGACAAGGAGACGTAAATCCACACTTAGGTTTGGTATACATAGCCATTACCACTAACTGCTAACATAAGCATTTTCTAACAAACCTACAACAGTCAATGTATCCCAAAGTAGAAGTATCCTTCAAAAAGCGCGGCATGACGTGGTAAAAACAAATCTGGTCCAAATCATCTCAAACTGTAGCAGGGGCATAGGTGAACACAACAAGTGTGTCTAGCTGTTTCTCATTGACTGCTTCCAAGGTAAAGAAAGTAAATGTAATATgcaattttgtaatttgggtgaactatccctttaaggcccTGGTGTGATAACTCTGGGTGGGGCTCTGACCTCCTGGGCTCAGGGGACATATTTGTCAAGATGCTTGATACAGCCCTCTGGGGCTGTGGATCCTGTACCTCTCGCTGCCCCCTCCCCTGCCTATGGTCTAGACCAACACTGTGGGTGTCCTGGTTAGTTTTTACAGGGACCAAATTGAGAATAATATTTACTGAGTTGAGCAGAAGCTGAACCTGTGGCCCAAGCCCAGTACACATGGTGGGGCAGTGGTGGTATTTGGTATTTATTAGTATCCCCATTAGCCGCTGCaaaagcagctactcttcctggtggtGGGTGGCAGGGTTTACGGCGAGGTTCTGCCCTTCTCCTCTCACCCATCTGTCATGTACTTTAACAAGCCTGGGCTATGTGTTCCCTGCTCCGGCATCCAGTTAACAGTCAATTGGTCTTTCCTCGCCAAGAGTCCCAAATAGCCTCCACTCATTGCTGTCTCCTTGCCGTCATTACTATTGATTTGTGAGAATGTTGTATGTGAGTGAGAGTGTAGTGGCAAAGGGAACAAGAAAAGGAAGCTGCATAAGAGTATTAGGACATAACCCAAGATGCCAAAAAACAAGTTCCTGTACTTAGTCATTATTAtgtcatcactactgtaaataactGTAAATATTACTGTAAATAGAATGTATGTTGTATTGATATAGTTTGTGTGTCTCGACAGGCAACTGATTGTACAGTGCATTGTGTGGTTTAGGGAACACATTTCTGAGTGTCAGTCTTTGTGGCAGCCATTCTAACAAGAAGAAATGAATGTAAAGAAAGATGATGAGTGAATAAGATGTAATCTCTGTCGTTTTCCCTTCTGTCAGGTGACCACAGACCTGCGGCAGCGATGTACTGATGGCCACACTGGTACCTCTGTGTCGGCTCCCATGGTGGCTGGGGTCATCGCTCTCACTCTGGAGGCCAAGTcagtacccctctctctctaccctatcccttcatccctctctctctctaccctatccctccatcgctctctctttctacactatccctccatccctctctctctacactatccctccatccctctctctctctagactatccctccatccctctctctctctagactatccctccatccctctctctctctacactatccctccatccctctctctctctagactatccctccatccctctctctctctagactatccctccatccctctctctctctacactatccctccatccctctctctagactatccctccatccctctctctctctacactatccctccatccctctctctctctacactatccctccatccctttctctctctaccctattctcccatccctctctctctctctctttctaccctatcccccatgcctctctctctaccctatcccccctctctctctctacacaatccctccatccctctctctctttaacctattcccccatgcctctctctctctaccctatccccccatgtctctctctctctaccatatccatccatccctctctctctctaccctatccctccatccctctctctaccatatccctccatccctctgtctctctaccctatccccatccctctctctctctaccctatccccccatccctctctctctctaccctatccctccatccttctttctctctctaccctatccctccatccctctctctcgctacactatccctctctctctctaccctatcccccatccctctctctctaccctatccctccatccctctttctctctctaccctatccctccagccctctctctctctaccctatccctccagccctctctctctctaccctatccctccagccctctctctctctaccctatccctccatccctctctctctctacccaatccctccatccctctctctctctacactatccctccatccctccttctctctctaccctatccctccatctctctttctctctctatcctatccctccatccctctctctctaccctatccctccatctctctctctaccctatccctccatccctctttctctctctaccctatccctccatccctctttctctctctaccctatccctccatccctcttttctTGTTTCTGTCTAccatctgtccgtccgtccgtctgtctgatTAGACCTTTCAGTGACATCTGTCCTGTCAAGGAGGTCTTATCTTGACATTGCACAGACTCTGGAGTCTCAACATCGTGGCGTTTTTCTCATAACTGGTTCATTACTGTGGAAGGACATCCCTTTTCAGGGTCCACATTCTTTTAGGAGAACGGTTCATGGGATGTTTTGGCACGCACGCCAAATGCACGcatcacacacatacatttgAGCTGAGGAACTCAGGTAGTAGCAGGGGTGATTTGTGTTCACACCTTCAGTAGCTCTGCACCTGTGGatcagggactattagactattcCCACGTCTGTAGATAACAGAGAATAATTGAAGATAATAATAGATGGAATACTAACTAGATGTGTTAATGGTGTTCTATCTTACTGCTGTTACTGGGTCATGTAGCTCATAGTTGTTTCCTAGACAGTGGGAGGAGCCCCGGATATACACTATGTGCGTAATACTCAATTATAAAGTGgttggagccctgaatgctgacaggctgacagccgtggtagaTCACGGGTTTGACAATACAtgcatttttactgctctaattacgtgcTTAATACACAATTAGACAATGATACACAATGATACGACTGCAGAATGGGGTACATTTCATTTGATCGCTCTACATCAGATTTTAATGAGCGAATTGATCTTCTAAATGATTTAAATGAAGTAAAACGTCAAACTATTTGTGAGTGACTTGTGCAAATACATTTGACTTATTTCTATAGTTTTCTACTTTTGGCCATACTGTATAAGGAAAACAATATGGGTAAACAGCTGTCATTTCTTACTGCCTTCTTTGTGATTTTCTTAAGACCCGGGCACAAACCACAAGCTAAGTCATGAAAACTGGATGTATTGGGTCGTGTTCATCAGGGCACGCTGCAACACATTTATTTATGTTGTTCCAGCCCATTGGTCAGCTGGAGAGATATCCAGCACCTGCTGGTCAAGACATCCAGGCCTGTCCACCTGAAGGCCAACGACTGGAAGACCAACGCAGCCGGACACAGAGGTAGCTACAGTACAATGGACTCCTCctgtaccagtggaggctggtggagggagagatggggaggacaGGCATTTTTCCTCCACCAGCCTCCGCTGTCTTATACTGTATGGCAGTGTTCGTTAACTTGGTCCTTCAGAGATCCCCCAGCATTCAGAGATCCCCCCCCCAGCATTCAGAGATCCCCCAGTATTCAGAGATCCCCCAGTATTCAGAGATCCCCAGTATTCAGAGATCCCCCAGCATTCAGAGATCCTGCAGTATTCAGAGATCCCCCAGCATTCAGAGACCCACCAGTATTCAGAGATCCCCCAGTATTCAGAGATCCCTCAGCATTCAGAGATCCCCCAGCATTCAGAGATCCCCCAGCATTCAGAGAACCCTCAGCATTCAGACATCCCCCAGTATTCAGAGATCCCTCAGCCATTGCACATATTTGTTCTGTTCCAGCACTTGTGTTGGTTTATGATTTCTACGTAATTGCTCTCCTTTGACTCACAAGGCACACTGTAGAGctgagtgggtgtgtgtatgtacgtgtgagtgtgtgtgtttgattaggGCTGGTACCTCTCATCACTTCACCTGGAGAGGAAGGTGTAACATTTGAACTGTTTGGTATAAATCCATCATCAGCTGTGTAGTAGTTACACCAGTTCAGGATATGCTTCCTCCCTGCCCTCCCACGGAATTAAAGAAAGGAAAACAGAAAGATGGAATGTAATCATTTAGGGCAGCTTTCTCTTTAGAAGCTTCACTCATCCATTTAGACACAGGTCTAactccttctcatctctctctccctctctctctctccctctctctctctcgctccacccctccctctctctcagtgagTCACCTGTATGGCTTTGGGCTGGTGGATGCGGAGGGTATGGTGGTGGAGGCTAAGAAGTGGAGGAGTGTTCCTACCCAGCACACCTGTACTAGGATGTCTGAACGACGTACCAGGTGAGGAAGCAGCGCCCTACCAGTTATGTGGTTCCCTTTGTGCCAAGACAACCTGTAACATTcggaaaacattttaaaaaatgttcaaATACCCATTCAGGAGGGTTGTGGTATATTTGGTGAAGGATTCAGAATGTTTCAGATAGAACTCTTAATGGATAGAGCTCAAACAAGTCCTTGTTctactggatacacacacacacacacacacacacacacacacacacacacacacacacacacacacacacacacacacacacacacacacacacacacacacacacacacacacacacacacacacattcagacacacattcagacacacacacacacacacattcagacacacattcagacacacacacacacacatacacaatcagaaacacacacacacacacacacattcagacacacattcagacacacacacacacacacatacacattcagacacacattcagacacacacacacacatacacattcagaaacacacacacacatacacacgcacatacaaacatacatacaaacatacatacacacacatacacacatacacacacacgtcctcCTCCCTCACATACCACTAGTGTTATATTCTAGCTGTTATAAACTGTAATATGTGAAAACAGGGATCTGATGATTATAATGCTTTGTAATTAAATCTGTTTATTTTCATCAGGAGGATATGGTCAGTAATTGGGGGATGTCTATGCATGATGAGCTCATAGCAGGCTGTTGAATATGCGTAGCGTCTAGGTGTTTATGAAGCACATAGAGGCActgactattattattattatatattataagaTAATAAAAACAGAGTTGTTTATCGCCGGATGAACTTGTCTACACCTTGTCtacaacttgtgtgtgtgtgtgtgtgtgtgtgtgtgcgtgtgtgtgtttgtttttgtttgtgtgagtgcactacttttgagccctattccctatatagtgcattatgtTTCATCCCTACAAAGTACATTACATTTAATccttattctctatatagtgcactacgtttgagccctgttccctataggaGATAAAACTGGATCCATCTAGGGTCAGTGACTGCCTGGCTGCCATCCACTTGACttgagagaaacaaaatggctgTTGTTTGTTTATGTAACGATGTGAAGATGTCATTCCATTCCAAAAAAGCAAGAGAATAAGAAGTGAAAACTGTCTCAGAAGAAAACACCCACTCAGAAGTTAGTTGTGGACACATAGGGAGCCACTTTgcatttaaaggggcaatcagcagttgctacatccatttttggactgatatgtacccattgattcttgaaaaatataacataaaatatagcatataacatatgcctcatgagcttagatcaactgttgtaccccatcagaacccaaaatataagcttgttttactccaatgtttgtcaacaatgtaaatgtaaacaaacactatatagccttaaaacatggttaaaactataatgtggatatcatggatggtcagtccttgcatccatagcactGTTTATGATTTTAATTCATTACAtctctccagccccatccctcagcttttttaaCAGAAAAATAGTtagtttctactgctgattgcccctttaatggtTCATTTCAAAGACCACTGGTTTTTACACTGCCAAAAACGCTCAAAAAGAGGGGAAATATCAAACGCTGTGAGCTTCTTTCCATTCCCTTATCATAGGATTGACTCCTACTCTGCCAAGTTTGACAATGGACCGAGCTGAGTCGTGTTAGCTATCATCACCATGGTGCTGTTGTGCCTGGCACAAACTTGGGGACACTTTTTACGGGTGCACAGGGGAGCTGCTGGGCTATGTGTGTCACTATGTTCTGGTACTGCAGCTGTGGCACTAGTGTTCCATTTGAACAGAGAATAGTTTCTCATCATTCCTAGACGTTGCTCCTGAGATGCACAGGGATCAGAGTGGAGgatggcttgtgtgtgtgtgtgtgtgtgtgtgtgtgtgtgtgtgtgtgtgtgtgtgtgtgtgtgtgtgtgtgtgtgtgtgtgtgtgtgtctgtgtgtgtttgtccatggGCCAGAACCTCTCAACTTATTCCTGCCACACAAAACCCATACAGATCCCTGGTTGGTTGCGTGTGGGTGAGAACAGCAAATGTGTAAAGCAAGAACTACAGGACAGTAACTCCTGTAGCTACACAAAATGGTGATCCTGTGTATTTGCAGAGCAAAAATATGCAGACGTGTTATTTTAACCAGTTTAATGGAACTAAATGTACACTACAattcagaagtttggggtcacttagaaatgtcctttt
This window contains:
- the LOC109879672 gene encoding proprotein convertase subtilisin/kexin type 6-like, with protein sequence MVAGVIALTLEANPLVSWRDIQHLLVKTSRPVHLKANDWKTNAAGHRVSHLYGFGLVDAEGMVVEAKKWRSVPTQHTCTRMSERRTRYIRADQSLNNTITSTGCTEQAEQHVSYVEHVVVKVLVVHPRRGDLEVSLISPSGTRSQLLAKR